One stretch of Spirochaetota bacterium DNA includes these proteins:
- a CDS encoding amidohydrolase, giving the protein MQNLKVALVQTDLAWHDIEANIARFETLLAPLAGNADLVALPEMFSTGFTMTPWEVSEGMDGRAAAGLRRWARSLGAHVAGSAVIAEAGRYFNRLLWARPDGTISHYDKRHLFRMAGEDAVYAPGTRAPVMETAGWRIHPFICYDLRFPVWSRNVANAYDVALYVANWPAKRAHHWRALLAARAIENQCYVVGVNRVGTDGNGVAYCGDSMVIDFSGEIPLDAGDAEGVHVLELSYERLSEYRRSFPAWKDADPFTLG; this is encoded by the coding sequence ATGCAGAATCTGAAAGTTGCCCTTGTCCAGACCGACCTCGCCTGGCACGACATCGAGGCGAACATAGCGCGCTTCGAAACGCTGCTGGCGCCCCTTGCCGGAAACGCCGATCTCGTCGCGCTTCCGGAGATGTTCTCGACCGGTTTTACGATGACGCCCTGGGAGGTTTCGGAGGGGATGGATGGGCGGGCCGCCGCGGGCCTTCGCCGCTGGGCCCGGTCCCTCGGCGCCCACGTGGCCGGGAGCGCAGTGATCGCGGAAGCGGGCCGCTATTTCAACCGCCTGCTGTGGGCGCGCCCGGACGGGACGATCTCGCACTACGACAAGCGGCATCTCTTCCGCATGGCCGGAGAGGACGCCGTCTACGCGCCGGGAACGCGCGCCCCGGTGATGGAAACCGCAGGCTGGAGGATACACCCCTTCATCTGCTACGACCTGCGCTTTCCCGTATGGTCGCGCAATGTCGCCAACGCCTACGACGTCGCGCTCTACGTCGCCAACTGGCCGGCGAAACGCGCGCACCACTGGAGGGCGCTGCTCGCGGCGCGTGCCATCGAGAACCAGTGCTATGTTGTGGGCGTCAACCGCGTCGGCACGGACGGCAACGGCGTCGCCTACTGCGGGGACTCCATGGTGATCGATTTTTCGGGGGAGATACCGCTGGACGCCGGCGATGCCGAGGGCGTGCACGTGCTTGAGCTTTCGTACGAACGGCTTTCCGAGTACCGGCGCTCGTTCCCGGCATGGAAAGACGCCGATCCGTTTACGCTCGGCTGA
- a CDS encoding serine/threonine protein kinase, whose translation MAHEHAGLPENRFFFNLTPDIILGALEEAGFEPSGHCMALNSYENRVYDLRLENGSHVVAKFYRPGRWTREQILEEHSFLAELRADEIPVCAPLELSGGGTLRETEGILYAIWPRTGGRVPDELSDGEIAMLGRLCARIHNNGASRAAPHRIELTGASYGLRPLGFLLDRGFLPEHCRDRYAKAVGEIVDIYDTLRKDVPFHRIHGDCHLGNLLHGSEGWFFLDFDDFLIGPAVQDVWMLVPARDTEGLRQRQVFLDAYRLFRDFDDAWLRLVEPLRALRFIRYAAWIAMRWDDPAFPSAFPHFGTVQYWENETSDLEEQVKFFYENTRNLPEGIRKTEEAGEGDKELTNKDFFWDWEG comes from the coding sequence ATGGCACACGAACACGCGGGGCTTCCGGAAAACAGGTTCTTCTTCAACCTCACACCGGACATTATCCTCGGCGCGCTCGAGGAGGCCGGCTTCGAGCCGTCCGGGCATTGCATGGCGCTCAACAGCTACGAGAACCGGGTGTACGACCTCAGGCTTGAGAACGGTTCGCACGTCGTCGCAAAGTTCTACCGCCCGGGGCGCTGGACTCGCGAGCAGATACTCGAGGAGCACAGCTTCCTCGCGGAACTGCGCGCCGACGAGATCCCGGTGTGCGCGCCGCTCGAGCTCTCCGGCGGAGGCACCCTCCGCGAGACCGAAGGCATTTTATACGCCATATGGCCCCGCACCGGCGGCCGCGTGCCCGACGAGCTCTCCGACGGGGAGATCGCCATGCTGGGGCGGCTGTGCGCGCGCATCCACAACAACGGCGCATCCCGCGCGGCGCCGCACCGGATCGAGCTTACCGGGGCCTCGTACGGCCTCCGGCCGCTGGGCTTTCTTCTGGACAGGGGATTTCTGCCCGAACACTGCCGCGATCGGTACGCGAAGGCCGTAGGCGAGATCGTGGATATCTACGATACGCTGCGAAAAGACGTGCCGTTTCACCGCATACACGGCGACTGCCACCTGGGGAATCTCTTACACGGAAGCGAGGGCTGGTTCTTTCTCGATTTCGACGATTTTCTGATCGGACCGGCCGTGCAGGACGTGTGGATGCTGGTCCCCGCGCGCGATACGGAGGGACTCCGCCAGCGACAGGTGTTCCTGGATGCCTATAGACTCTTCAGGGACTTCGACGACGCGTGGCTGCGCCTGGTCGAGCCGCTCCGGGCACTGCGCTTCATCCGTTACGCGGCCTGGATCGCTATGCGCTGGGACGATCCGGCCTTTCCGTCGGCCTTTCCGCACTTCGGCACCGTCCAGTACTGGGAAAACGAGACGAGCGACCTCGAGGAGCAGGTTAAGTTCTTTTACGAGAACACCCGCAATCTTCCGGAGGGCATACGGAAGACGGAAGAGGCCGGAGAGGGTGATAAAGAGCTCACCAATAAGGACTTCTTCTGGGACTGGGAAGGCTGA
- a CDS encoding peptidylprolyl isomerase — protein sequence MSTLSATIKTNKGDIRLSLFEDSAPVTVASFANLAQKGYYNGLKFHRVIANFMIQGGCPLGTGTGGPGYTFEDECSPSLKHDRPGILSMANAGPRTNGSQFFITHVPTPWLNGKHTVFGAIVDDTDQKTVNAIAQGDTIESITIEGDTKELFAKLTDRIEEWNARVKK from the coding sequence ATGAGCACGCTCAGCGCGACCATAAAGACGAACAAGGGTGACATCAGGCTTTCCCTCTTTGAGGACTCCGCGCCGGTAACCGTCGCGAGCTTCGCCAACCTGGCGCAGAAGGGTTATTATAACGGGCTCAAGTTCCACCGCGTCATCGCGAACTTCATGATCCAGGGCGGCTGTCCGCTCGGCACGGGGACCGGAGGCCCCGGCTATACCTTCGAGGATGAATGCTCGCCGTCGCTCAAGCACGACAGGCCGGGTATACTCAGCATGGCCAACGCCGGCCCCCGCACCAATGGCAGCCAGTTTTTCATCACGCACGTCCCCACTCCGTGGCTAAACGGCAAGCACACGGTCTTCGGCGCGATCGTGGACGATACCGACCAGAAAACCGTCAACGCCATAGCCCAGGGAGATACAATCGAATCCATTACCATTGAGGGCGACACAAAGGAACTTTTTGCAAAACTCACCGATCGAATTGAGGAATGGAACGCACGAGTCAAAAAGTAA